Proteins encoded in a region of the Suncus etruscus isolate mSunEtr1 chromosome 1, mSunEtr1.pri.cur, whole genome shotgun sequence genome:
- the LOC126022671 gene encoding taste receptor type 2 member 3-like produces the protein MLGLNKCVFLVVYAIQFILGILGNGFIGLVNGSGWYKGKRLSLSDFVITILALSRILLLWLLLTDGILMALSLRERDDGIGKQILEVIWTFTNDLSLWLVTCLSVLYCLKIANFFNPTFFWLKRRVSRVVECLLLGALFLSSASALSMIHEFKIFVITTGINDTETILEYFRKKSDYELIHGLGMLWNLPPLIVSLTSNFLLILSLGRHMWQMQKSGTNSRDSTTEAHKRAIKIILSFLFLFLLYYLALLMISSSHFLPGTEIIKMIGKIIKLLYPSVHSFILILGHNKLKQAFVQIIWHKPCHLYTGF, from the coding sequence ATGTTGGGACTCAACAAGTGTGTATTCCTGGTTGTCTATGCCATACAATTCATTCTTGGAATACTGGGTAATGGTTTCATAGGATTGGTCAATGGCAGTGGCTGGTACAAGGGCAAGAGACTCTCCTTGTCTGATTTCGTCATCACTATCCTGGCTCTCTCAAGGATTCTTCTTCTGTGGCTTCTCTTGACTGATGGCATTTTAATGGCATTATCTTTGAGGGAACGTGATGATGGTATAGGAAAGCAAATTCTTGAAGTTATCTGGACGTTTACAAATGATCTGAGCCTTTGGCTTGTCACCTGCCTCAGTGTCCTTTACTGCTTGAAAATTGCCAATTTCTTCAACCCCACTTTCTTCTGGCTCAAGAGGAGAGTTTCCAGGGTAGTTGAGTGTCTACTACTGGGTGCACTGTTTTTATCAAGTGCCAGTGCCTTATCTATGATTCATGAATTTAAGATCTTTGTGATTACCACTGGAATCAATGATACAGAGACTATTTTAGAGTACTTCAGAAAGAAGAGTGACTACGAATTGATTCATGGCCTTGGAATGTTATGGAATCTGCCTCCCCTAATAGTGTCTCTGACCTCCAATTTTCTGCTCATCCTCTCTCTGGGAAGGCATATGTGGCAGATGCAGAAAAGTGGTACTAACTCTAGAGATTCAACCACAGAGGCCCATAAAAGGGCTATCAAAATcatcctctctttcctctttctctttctactttaTTATCTTGCCCTTTTAATGATATCATCCAGTCATTTCTTACCAGGAACTGAGATTATCAAGATGATtgggaaaataattaaattgctTTATCCTTCTgtccattcttttattctcatTCTGGGACATAATAAATTAAAGCAGGCATTTGTCCAAATAATCTGGCATAAACCTTGTCATCTCTACACTGGATTCTAG
- the LOC126022763 gene encoding taste receptor type 2 member 4-like — protein MRHKVFLSTVIVATIFHFAGLIANLFIAIFYGKNWIKNHRIASSDRILLSLGIVRFLMMALFLIKTICIIIFPSIFGSVQVFIFFLVCWMFLDSNSLWLVTLLNALYCVKISNFQHTMFLLLKQNFSSKIPGLLLAGVLISVFLTFLYIGLRLTLYPAVSVSGKNVTELDMKNVLSSVACFVLSSSLQFIMNVTSASLLINSLRRHIQKMQRNATGFWNPQVEAHVGTMKLMICFLIFYIPYFVATMLYSLGYFARLSVAVKSGCMVISSLYHPGHSILIILTHPKLKTKAKKILCFN, from the coding sequence ATGCGTCATAAAGTATTTTTATCTACTGTAATTGTAGCcacaatttttcattttgctgGACTCATTGCCAATCTGTTTATTGCAATTTTCTATGGTAAGAATTGGATAAAAAATCATAGAATTGCCTCTTCCGACAGGATCTTGTTGAGCTTGGGAATTGTGCGGTTTCTTATGATGGCTCTTTTCCTTATAAAAACGATCTGCATCATCATCTTTCCAAGTATTTTCGGGTCAGTCcaagtatttattttcttcctggtgTGCTGGATGTTTTTGGATTCCAATAGTCTGTGGCTTGTGACTTTGCTGAATGCTTTGTACTGCGTGAAGATTTCTAACTTTCAACACACAATGTTTCTCCTGCTGAAACAAAATTTCTCCTCAAAGATCCCTGGGCTACTGCTGGCTGGTGtgctgatttctgtctttttaacCTTCCTATACATTGGACTCAGACTGACATTATATCCTGCTGTATCTGTGAGTGGAAAAAATGTCACAGAGTTAGATATGAAGAACGTCTTGTCTTCAGTGGCTTGCTTTGTCTTGAGTTCTTCTCTACAGTTTATTATGAATGTGACGTCAGCTTCTTTGCTAATAAATTCCTTGAGGAGACACATACAGAAGATGCAGAGAAATGCCACTGGCTTTTGGAATCCTCAGGTGGAAGCTCATGTAGGCACCATGAAACTAATGATCTGTTTCCTCATCTTCTACATCCCCTATTTTGTTGCCACCATGCTCTATTCTTTAGGGTACTTTGCAAGACTCAGTGTGGCAGTCAAATCTGGGTGCATGGTAATTTCCTCCCTTTACCATCCAGGACATTCTATTCTCATTATTCTGACACATCCtaaactgaaaacaaaagcaaagaaaattctcTGTTTCAACTGA